One Solanum lycopersicum chromosome 4, SLM_r2.1 DNA window includes the following coding sequences:
- the LOC138348029 gene encoding uncharacterized mitochondrial protein AtMg00810-like has product MEEKIRMIGKNNTWELVAIPRERDVVSLKWIYKIKLNQEGDIQKHKARLVARGFTQKSGNDVKMMQNFKQDMMHAYEMSDLGLLNYFLGIEVSQVKEGIFISQKKYTKSILQKFKMMDCRSVAIPLAANEKFRKDDGEKKVNSSLFRSLIGSLLYLTSIRSDIMFTASLLSRFMQEPI; this is encoded by the exons ATGGAAGAAAAAATTCGAATGATCggaaaaaataatacttgggagCTTGTGGCTATTCCTAGAGAAAGAGATGTTGTAAGTCTAAAatggatttacaaaatcaaactcaatcaggAAGGAGATATTCAAAAGCACAAAGCAAGGTTGGTTGCTAGAGGCTTCACGCAAAAATcag GAAATGATGTAAAGATGatgcaaaatttcaaacaagatatgatgcatgcttatgaaatgagtgatcttggattgttaaattatttcttgggcatcgaagtttctcaagtgaaagaaggaattttcatttctcaaaagaagtatACTAAAAGTATTCTTCAAAAGTTCAAAATGATGGATTGCAGGTCTGTGGCCATACCATTAGCAGCAAATGAGAAGTTTAGAAAAGATgatggagaaaaaaaagttaatagcTCACTTTTTAGGAGTTTGATTGGAAGTTTGCTATATCTTACTTCAATAAGGTCAGATATTATGTTTACTGCTAGTTTATTATCCAGATTTATGCAAGAACCAATCTAA